The following coding sequences lie in one Anomaloglossus baeobatrachus isolate aAnoBae1 chromosome 7, aAnoBae1.hap1, whole genome shotgun sequence genomic window:
- the LOC142246657 gene encoding hemoglobin subunit beta-2-like translates to MVHWSAEEKAIISSTWAKVNVEADGHEALSRLLIVYPWTQRYFSSFGNLSNVTAISGNAKVKAHGKKVLTAVGNAIQHLDGVKHYLADLSKSHAQDLHIDPENFKRLAEVLVVVLAGKLGAAFTPQVQATWEKFNNVLVAGLSQGYV, encoded by the exons ATGGTCCACTGGTCAGCCGAAGAGAAGGCTATCATCAGCTCTACCTGGGCTAAGGTCAACGTGGAGGCCGACGGTCATGAAGCCCTGAGCAG GCTTCTGATCGTGTACCCCTGGACCCAGAGATACTTCAGCTCCTTCGGAAACCTGTCCAATGTCACCGCCATCTCTGGCAATGCCAAGGTGAAGGCTCATGGCAAGAAGGTGCTGACAGCTGTTGGCAATGCCATTCAGCATCTGGATGGTGTGAAACATTACCTGGCTGACCTCAGCAAGTCCCATGCCCAGGATCTCCATATAGACCCCGAGAACTTCAAG CGTCTGGCTGAGGTGCTGGTTGTCGTCCTGGCTGGCAAACTGGGAGCTGCTTTCACCCCCCAAGTCCAGGCTACCTGGGAGAAGTTCAATAATGTTCTGGTGGCTGGTCTGAGCCAAGGATACGTTTAA